From a region of the Narcine bancroftii isolate sNarBan1 chromosome 5, sNarBan1.hap1, whole genome shotgun sequence genome:
- the tamm41 gene encoding phosphatidate cytidylyltransferase, mitochondrial isoform X3 codes for MAAFLMLPESFSEEELYIRIAGLSYSGDFRMIIGEDRSKVMNIVSANMENFQKLYNIILQECPQVVYKQHLGKLELDKSPEGQFNLLMALPRTLQQEITHLVDQPGRNRDVEEILLQVAQDPDCGPVIQQSIAGIVKSSSITQSAKGILTAGMKKTITYSMKKLHKMWRGWRRKTSENVC; via the exons ATGGCAGCTTTTCTCATGCTGCCAGAATCATTCTCTGAGGAGGAGCTTTACATTAGAATTGCTGGACTCTCCTATTCTG GTGATTTTAGAATGATTATAGGAGAAGACCGATCAAAAGTAATGAATATTGTCAGTGCAAACATGGAAAATTTTCAAAAACTCTACAATATCATATTACAGGAGTGCCCTCAAGTGGTCTACAAGCAGCATTTGGGTAAATTAGAG CTTGATAAAAGCCCAGAAGGTCAATTCAATCTACTGATGGCTTTGCCCAGAACTCTTCAACAGGAAATCACTCATTTAGTAGATCAGCCAGGAAGAAATAGAGATGTAGAGGAGATCCTTCTTCAGGTAGCTCAGGACCCAGACTGTGGGCCAGTCATACAGCAAA GTATAGCTGGTATTGTAAAGTCTTCAAGTATAacccaaagtgcaaaaggaatacTTACTGCTG GTATGAAAAAAACAATTACCTATAGCATGAAGAAGCTGCATAAAATGTGGAGGGGATGGAGAAGAAAAACTTCTGAAAATGTTTGCTAA